CGAGGAGCCAATGGCCTCCTCAGCCACCTTGATGTTCATCAGAAGATCATCGACCGTGGACAGCACTGTTCCGATCCTCTCAGCAGAGAGCTCCACGATCAGCTCATCCTTCTGCACAGAGACCTTCATGCTTGGAAGGTTGTCCGGCTCCAGCGCCTTTGATATCTCCTGCACATCACTGCCCCAGAAGATGAGCTTTACATATATCATCGCTTCAGCTGACCACCGATGATCTCATTCAGCTTAAAGAGGAACTGCTCCTCAGTGCCAGGCGGTATCGAGGCGCCGCTTGCTATGCTGTGCCCGCCGCCCTTTCCGCCAACGCTCTCCGCAGCCTGTCTCAACGCTACTGACAGGTCCAGACCTCTCCTTATGAGCGGCCTGTTACCCCTCGCAGAGACCCTGACGG
The sequence above is drawn from the Methanothrix sp. genome and encodes:
- a CDS encoding KEOPS complex subunit Pcc1; translated protein: MIYVKLIFWGSDVQEISKALEPDNLPSMKVSVQKDELIVELSAERIGTVLSTVDDLLMNIKVAEEAIGSSEV